From a single Hippopotamus amphibius kiboko isolate mHipAmp2 chromosome X, mHipAmp2.hap2, whole genome shotgun sequence genomic region:
- the RTL9 gene encoding retrotransposon Gag-like protein 9, with amino-acid sequence MSIPLHSLQFSNVLREENVDPPNRERTCSGPMIEDRAEVQILHSSVQPMVSSSASDSGGMSTQLMTSPAFDTVAVPLMAAANSGPLSPPLMAASDSGTLSPLLMPASDSETLSPLLMPTSDSGTLSPLLMPASDSGTLSPLLSTSDYGLMSPGLMMIPDFGTMSTALMATPDSAEISPLVMPAPSSEVMSTTLMLAPDPGEVSPLLMPDVNPAVMSTQPMPAPGSERMSPLQITDEDTEAMSKVLMTALASGEISSLLMSGTDTEAISSLIMSALTSGATSSQPASTQDSGEMSTQLMSGADSRVVSSSLMTAPGSGAMSSPLLSVPDAGEMPTLPKPAPDAEAMSPLVMMALTSGGMPTQLMSAQGSGVMSSRLTQHLDSQIVSPPPVRAMASGGMSAPPVRSSDSGARSTPRMRAPASGNMSTLLKTVPDSAALSTPLMMVSTSGAMSTEQMSTTASRAMSTQLAMARTSGATSAGLMKVPAGGAMSTLRTRAPASGAMSTPPSTAPVSESMSMLQMAAPASGSVSTRQMRAPVSGAMSMSQRRATASGVTAVPQMRASGAMSTPRMTAKASGSVSTVLMRDTASGGMSVPQMRATASGVLSKPLTTCKASEAMFMQQMTTAASGEISTMLMRDTASGAVSLPQMTDTASAGMSTPLMRPPASGDMSTPQMTAVASGTMSMPLMRAPGPGAMPTVLMRSIASGKMPSQPMSTQDFGGMSMSLRRSMTSGGMSPLQTQASASEMMSTPKMRAPAFGAVSTPLMRASDPGEMSTLLARASSSGERSPALMRHPASGEIATPLRAPAYGAMSTPQKTATASGMMSKPQMRAPVSGVMSTSLMRSTASGVMSVPQMTAVASGGVSMPLMRTPAPRATSTMQMMPTASGEMCTLSIRAPASGVMSPPLLRAPASGIMSTPLRRPSASEAVSTELMRAPASGKMSTAQTAAVAFGGMSKPFMRATASAKMAMPLMSAMASGETSMPLMKSMASGTTSTLQTRVVSSGSMSLPQVTHATSGGMPAPPMRASASGATSTTLMRSSASGMMSMPLLRATASGAMSMPQVAAMASRGVSLPLMRAPVPGAMSTPQMAATASGMMSTLEIKATDSGETSASHINVMASGSKSTPHVPAMTPETMNQPPEEVPSFGMLTPALCYLLEEQEAARGSCSVEEEMEIDEEKQMKGFLNDPEKMAFLVSLHLGAAERWSILQMEVGNPLSIEDKSFLSRSQGLYDSLSEIDILSAVLCHPKQGQKSVRQYATDFLLLARHLSWSDAILRTRFLEGLSEAVATKMGRIFLKVAGSLKELIDRSLYTECQLAGEKDSPGSSSQVLPSACKRNNEEAMENELNSQQQMEEHQHVPKRCYYLKEHGDPQEGLHDHLRQSTGHQKAPTNK; translated from the coding sequence ATGTCAATACCCTTACATTCACTGCAATTCAGCAATGTGCTGAGGGAGGAAAATGTCGACCCCCCAAACAGGGAGAGGACCTGCTCTGGACCAATGATAGAGGACAGAGCAGAGGTCCAGATTCTGCATTCTAGTGTCCAGCCTATGGTCTCAAGTTCAGCATCAGACTCTGGAGGGATGTCCACACAGCTGATGACATCCCCAGCCTTTGACACCGTGGCTGTACCTCTAATGGCAGCAGCAAACTCTGGACCACTGTCCCCACCGCTAATGGCAGCCTCAGACTCTGGGACACTGTCCCCATTGTTAATGCCAGCTTCAGATTCAGAGACACTGTCCCCATTGTTGATGCCAACCTCAGACTCTGGGACTCTGTCCCCATTGCTAATGCCAGCCTCAGATTCTGGAACACTGTCCCCATTGCTGTCCACTTCAGACTATGGATTAATGTCCCCAGGGCTGATGATGATTCCCGACTTTGGAACAATGTCCACAGCACTAATGGCAACACCAGATTCTGCAGAAATATCACCCTTGGTAATGCCAGCTCCATCCTCTGAAGTGATGTCCACAACATTGATGCTAGCCCCAGATCCTGGAGAGGTCTCCCCACTCCTAATGCCAGATGTAAACCCTGCAGTGATGTCCACACAGCCAATGCCAGCTCCAGGTTCTGAAAGAATGTCACCGTTGCAAATTACGGACGAAGACACTGAAGCGATGTCCAAGGTGCTAATGACAGCCCTGGCTTCTGGAGAGATCTCTTCACTCCTCATGTCAGGCACAGACACTGAAGCCATCTCCTCACTGATAATGTCAGCCCTAACTTCCGGAGCAACGTCCAGCCAGCCAGCAAGCACCCAAGACTCTGGGGAAATGTCCACCCAGCTCATGTCAGGCGCAGACTCTCGAGTAGTGTCTTCATCACTAATGACAGCCCCAGGTTCTGGAGCAATGTCCTCACCGCTCCTGTCAGTCCCCGATGCTGGGGAAATGCCCACATTGCCAAAGCCTGCCCCAGATGCTGAAGCAATGTCCCCACTGGTAATGATGGCCCTAACCTCTGGAGGGATGCCTACTCAGCTGATGTCAGCCCAAGGCTCTGGAGTGATGTCCTCACGGTTAACGCAACATCTAGATTCTCAAATTGTGTCTCCTCCACCAGTGAGAGCAATGGCCTCCGGGGGGATGTCCGCACCACCAGTGAGATCCTCAGACTCTGGAGCAAGGTCGACGCCGCGAATGAGAGCCCCAGCCTCTGGAAATATGTCCACGTTGCTAAAGACAGTCCCAGACTCTGCAGCGCTGTCCACCCCACTGATGATGGTCTCAACCTCTGGAGCAATGTCCACGGAGCAAATGTCAACCACAGCGTCTAGAGCGATGTCCACACAGTTAGCAATGGCTAGAACTTCTGGAGCTACATCCGCGGGCTTGATGAAAGTCCCAGCCGGTGGGGCGATGTCCACACTGCGAACGAGAGCCCCAGCCTCTGGAGCAATGTCCACACCGCCAAGTACAGCCCCAGTCTCTGAATCAATGTCTATGCTACAAATGGCAGCCCCAGCCTCTGGGTCGGTGTCCACACGGCAAATGAGAGCGCCTGTCTCGGGGGCCATGTCTATGTCACAAAGAAGAGCCACAGCCTCAGGAGTGACAGCTGTACCACAAATGAGAGCCTCTGGAGCTATGTCCACCCCACGAATGACAGCCAAGGCCTCTGGATCCGTGTCCACAGTGTTAATGAGAGACACAGCCTCGGGAGGCATGTCCGTGCCACAGATGAGAGCTACGGCCTCGGGAGTATTGTCCAAGCCACTAACAACATGCAAAGCCTCAGAAGCAATGTTCATGCAGCAAATGACAACCGCAGCTTCTGGAGAGATCTCCACAATGCTAATGAGAGACACAGCTTCTGGAGCCGTGTCCTTGCCGCAGATGACAGACACTGCCTCTGCAGGGATGTCCACACCGCTAATGAGACCCCCAGCCTCTGGAGACATGTCCACACCACAAATGACAGCCGTAGCCTCTGGAACTATGTCCATGCCTCTAATGAGAGCCCCAGGCCCTGGAGCCATGCCCACAGTGCTAATGAGATCCATAGCCTCTGGAAAGATGCCCAGTCAGCCAATGAGCACCCAAGACTTTGGGGGGATGTCCATGTCACTCAGGAGATCCATGACCTCTGGAGGGATGTCCCCACTGCAGACGCAAGCCTCAGCCTCTGAAATGATGTCCACACCAAAAATGAGAGCCCCGGCCTTTGGGGCGGTGTCCACGCCGCTGATGAGGGCCTCAGACCCTGGAGAGATGTCCACACTTCTCGCAAGAGCTTCATCCTCTGGAGAGAGGTCCCCAGCACTAATGAGACACCCGGCTTCTGGAGAGATAGCCACCCCTCTGAGAGCCCCAGCTTATGGAGCAATGTCTACTCCACAAAAGACAGCCACAGCCTCTGGAATGATGTCCAAGCCACAAATGAGGGCTCCAGTGTCTGGAGTGATGTCTACATCACTAATGAGATCCACTGCCTCTGGAGTGATGTCCGTGCCTCAAATGACAGCTGTGGCCTCTGGAGGGGTGTCCATGCCACTGATGAGAACCCCAGCCCCTCGAGCAACATCCACAATGCAAATGATGCCCACAGCTTCTGGAGAGATGTGCACGCTATCAATACGAGCCCCTGCCTCGGGAGTGATGTCCCCGCCATTATTAAGGGCTCCAGCCTCTGGAATTATGTCCACACCACTAAGGAGACCCTCAGCCTCTGAAGCCGTGTCCACAGAGTTAATGAGAGCTCCAGCCTCTGGAAAGATGTCCACTGCACAAACTGCAGCTGTGGCCTTTGGAGGGATGTCCAAGCCATTCATGAGAGCCACGGCCTCTGCAAAAATGGCCATGCCATTGATGTCAGCCATGGCTTCTGGAGAGACATCTATGCCGCTAATGAAAAGCAtggcctctgggacaacatccACACTGCAAACAAGAGTTGTGAGCTCTGGATCTATGTCCTTGCCACAAGTGACACATGCAACCTCCGGAGGGATGCCTGCACCGCCGATGAGAGCCTCGGCTTCCGGAGCAACATCCACAACACTTATGAGATCCTCGGCTTCTGGAATGATGTCCATGCCACTTctgagagccacagcctctgGGGCGATGTCCATGCCACAAGTGGCGGCCATGGCCTCTAGAGGGGTATCCCTGCCACTAATGAGGGCCCCAGTCCCGGGAGCCATGTCCACACCACAAATGGCAGCCACAGCCTCTGGAATGATGTCCACTCTGGAAATCAAAGCCACAGACTCTGGGGAAACATCTGCCTCTCACATCAATGTCATGGCCTCTGGATCAAAGTCCACACCGCACGTGCCTGCCATGACCCCTGAAACAATGAACCAACCCCCAGAGGAAGTCCCATCTTTTGGCATGCTGACCCCAGCACTCTGTTACCTCTTAGAAGAACAGGAAGCAGCCCGGGGTTCATGCTCtgtggaggaggagatggagattGACGAGGAGAAGCAAATGAAGGGATTTTTGAATGATCCGGAGAAAATGGCCTTTCTGGTGTCTCTTCATCTGGGCGCAGCAGAGAGGTGGTCCATCTTGCAGATGGAGGTAGGAAACCCCCTCTCAATTGAAGATAAATCTTTCCTGAGCAGATCCCAGGGCTTGTATGACTCTCTATCTGAAATAGACATCCTCAGTGCTGTTCTTTGCCATCCCAAGCAGGGCCAGAAGTCCGTCAGGCAGTATGCCACTGACTTCCTGCTGCTGGCCCGACATTTGTCTTGGTCTGATGCCATTCTGCGGACCAGGTTTCTGGAAGGACTCTCGGAAGCTGTTGCCACCAAAATGGGCCGGATCTTCCTGAAGGTGGCCGGCAGCCTAAAGGAGCTGATAGACAGGTCTCTCTATACCGAGTGCCAGCTGGCTGGAGAGAAGGATTCCCCAGGCAGCTCAAGCCAGGTTCTGCCGTCAGCCTGTAAGCGGAATAACGAGGAGGCAATGGAGAATGAACTG